The following are from one region of the Salvia hispanica cultivar TCC Black 2014 chromosome 1, UniMelb_Shisp_WGS_1.0, whole genome shotgun sequence genome:
- the LOC125201242 gene encoding G-type lectin S-receptor-like serine/threonine-protein kinase At1g11300, with translation MPQTITQFFVHTSILVLILQSIVCLSLQNDTISAGVVIRDPESIISAKKEYKLGFFSPPNTTNRYLGIFFTFSEETVIWVANRDTPLQDSSGAVTLSRDGNLVVLDGTNRTIWSTNLTTTSPVLNPVIQILDTGNLVLWEEASGNTLWESFSHPTDVMMQAMTLSQNVKTGEQVRLTSWKYATDPSIGSFTGGLDAMSGAPQLVTWDEERPHWRSGPWNGLIFIGIKIMFSAYLDGFNQVKNDSDGNFFYSTPQINGFITVELNSSGTLLRKVWDGVAKRWNVEWTAPENECDVYGNCGEFGSCNVMESPICSCLRGFEPVNEEEWERGNWTNGCRRKSQLQCGDDGFERLRYMKVPDFAQPLPSKVLDECRTTCLRNCSCIAYAYDGNIGCMFWSDTLIDAQEFGTVGVDLYLRLSPSEFDSQKERKLYIMIGVAVGFVFISILMFIAWWFIVKRKGSKAQDSIILEAGQMFTTDSTAIVLKNESKEVNIGDLPKFTFEMLANATNQFHVDNLLGRGGFGPVYRGVLANEKEIAVKRLSAESGQGMQEFMNEVIVISKLQHRNLVKLLGGCVEKEEKILIYEYMPNKSLDICLFGRTNPTKKLLDWNIRSSIIEGIGRGILYLHRDSRLRIIHRDLKPSNVLLDQDWNPKISDFGMARIFVGNEDHGSTARVMGTYGYMAPEYGMEGRFSEKSDVFSFGVLILEIVKGEKNTHYFNDELSLGLIGCAWKMWNEGNSLSFVEESIASRETEEEMVRCIQIGLLCVQESPNDRPLIQTVLSMLSGEILNLPVPKQPVFAENGSNSAPNGSTQQYVFSNNELTLSALDGR, from the exons ATGCCTCAAACAATCACTCAATTCTTTGTTCATACATCAATACTTGTTCTAATTCTCCAAAGCATTGTATGTTTGAGCTTACAAAATGACACAATTTCAGCCGGTGTGGTGATCAGAGATCCAGAGTCCATTATATCAGCTAAGAAGGAATACAAATTGGGATTCTTTAGTCCTCCAAACACAACCAACCGCTACTTAGGCATCTTCTTTACCTTCTCCGAAGAAACCGTGATATGGGTCGCCAACAGAGACACACCCCTCCAAGATTCTTCCGGCGCCGTTACTCTATCCCGAGACGGCAATCTCGTCGTCTTGGACGGGACCAATCGAACCATTTGGTCGACCAATCTCACCACTACATCTCCAGTCCTTAATCCGGTCATCCAAATCCTGGACACTGGCAATCTCGTCTTGTGGGAAGAGGCCTCGGGAAACACGTTGTGGGAGTCTTTCTCGCATCCTACGGATGTTATGATGCAGGCAATGACGTTAAGCCAGAACGTAAAGACAGGGGAGCAGGTGCGTCTGACATCGTGGAAATATGCCACTGACCCCTCGATAGGGAGCTTCACTGGGGGCTTGGACGCCATGAGCGGGGCGCCACAGCTTGTCACGTGGGACGAGGAGCGCCCGCACTGGAGGAGCGGGCCCTGGAACGGCCTGATATTTATTGGGATAAAGATAATGTTCAGCGCCTACTTAGACGGCTTCAATCAAGTGAAGAATGACAGTGATGGGAATTTCTTCTATTCTACGCCGCAGATAAATGGTTTTATAACAGTGGAATTGAATTCTTCAGGTACTCTGCTTCGGAAGGTGTGGGATGGCGTGGCAAAGAGATGGAACGTGGAATGGACCGCTCCTGAGAATGAATGCGATGTTTATGGAAACTGTGGGGAGTTTGGTAGCTGTAATGTTATGGAATCACCTATTTGTAGTTGTTTGAGAGGTTTTGAGCCTGTAAATGAGGAAGAATGGGAGAGAGGGAATTGGACTAATGGTTGTAGGAGGAAGAGCCAGTTGCAGTGTGGAGACGATGGATTTGAGAGGTTGCGGTATATGAAGGTTCCAGACTTTGCTCAACCCTTGCCTTCTAAGGTTCTAGACGAGTGCCGGACCACATGTCTGAGGAACTGCTCATGCATAGCTTATGCTTATGATGGTAACATTGGTTGTATGTTTTGGAGTGATACCTTGATTGACGCTCAGGAGTTTGGTACTGTTGGTGTTGATCTTTACCTTCGTCTCTCTCCTTCTGAATTCG ATAGCCAGAAGGAGAGAAAGCTGTACATCATGATTGGAGTTGCTGTGGGTTTTGTTTTCATATCTATTCTGATGTTTATTGCTTGGTGGTTTATAGTGAAGAGGAAAG GGAGCAAAGCGCaagattcaattattttggaaGCAGGACAGATGTTCACGACGGATTCAACTGCAATCGTACTAAAAAATGAATCGAAGGAAGTTAATATTGGCGATTTGCCAAAGTTCACCTTCGAGATGCTTGCTAATGCAACAAACCAGTTCCATGTAGATAATCTTCTCGGCAGGGGAGGTTTCGGTCCTGTTTACAGG GGAGTTCTGGCAAACGAAAAAGAAATTGCTGTGAAAAGACTATCAGCGGAATCTGGACAAGGGATGCAAGAATTCATGAATGAAGTGATTGTCATTTCCAAACTCCAACACAGGAATCTTGTCAAACTGTTAGGAGGTTGTgttgagaaagaagagaagattcTGATATACGAATACATGCCAAACAAAAGCTTAGATATATGTCTCTTTG GTCGTACAAATCCGACAAAGAAGTTGTTAGATTGGAATATACGTTCCAGCATTATCGAGGGCATCGGGAGAGGCATTTTGTACCTTCATAGAGACTCCAGATTAAGGATCATTCACAGAGACCTTAAACCAAGTAATGTTCTGCTAGACCAAGACTGGAATCCAAAAATCTCGGATTTTGGGATGGCAAGAATATTCGTAGGCAATGAAGACCATGGCAGTACCGCAAGAGTTATGGGAACATA TGGATATATGGCGCCGGAATATGGAATGGAAGGCAGATTTTCTGAAAAATCTGATGTATTCAGCTTCGGGGTGCTAATATTGGAGATTGTGAAAGGAGAAAAGAACACACACTATTTCAATGATGAATTGTCCTTGGGTCTCATAGGATGT GCATGGAAAATGTGGAATGAGGGTAACAGCTTGAGTTTCGTTGAGGAAAGCATTGCAAGTAGGGAGACGGAGGAAGAGATGGTTCGATGTATTCAGATAGGGCTGCTGTGCGTCCAAGAATCGCCAAACGATAGACCTCTGATCCAAACAGTTCTGTCGATGTTGAGTGGTGAAATTTTGAATCTGCCAGTGCCCAAACAGCCCGTGTTTGCAGAAAATGGTTCGAACTCGGCCCCCAATGGATCAACACAACAATATGTCTTCTCCAATAACGAGCTCACTCTTAGTGCGCTTGATGGAAGATGA